The Danio aesculapii chromosome 8, fDanAes4.1, whole genome shotgun sequence genome window below encodes:
- the si:ch211-180f4.1 gene encoding leucine-rich repeat neuronal protein 1, with translation MERTCISTSLLTVCFVLAVCRCSLAIPFCPAQCVCETRPWYTPQSVYHQAKTVDCNELHLSRIPWNISVDTQVLLLQSNNISRGTSQLQSLVNLTELDLSQNHFTQIHDVGLNNLTQLVTLYLEENQIKELPDMCLKDLVSLEELYINHNQISSIGPNAFSGLGNLLRLHLNSNKLVAIDSHWFESLPNLEILMIGENPILGLQDMNFHPLTKLHSLVLAGMRLREIPEGAFQGLEYLESLSFFDNKLTAVPKKALRVLPSLKFLDLNKNPIVRIQEGDFQDFPHLEELSLNNMEELVAVERGSFSNLPQMAKLELYNNPHLFFIDRAAFLKMRGLRTLLIHNNDLTLLPHEILSAFPNLDEISLHSNPLRCDCLNNWGPVLGNQSSLKVLEPQITLCASPQHLVGQALQDVVSASWNGASNTCLPLISQHAFPPQLNVTLGQLLTLNCWAVADPAPQFYWVTPTGDKVTSEAVSPSSNEGGGTPKKHRMQDQGALEIPHIEPEDTGLYTCVAWNAEGADTRSVSVNVDKRSWNGAHHFGGHHGVVNTTGSLVIFAKTVHAQSVVLEWKMHPYAIPSNHEAAQPKWLSATVKIDNPQISYTAMVPVDVQEYNLTHLLPSTEYQVCLTMAGTEQTQHSCINVTTKEASFAVEMVAQPTNVALAAVMGSMFAICIMALLVFYMGRRMKQKSCHHSLKKYMQHTTSIPLNELYPPLINLWENETEKEKEGAVDPQNSQIDTSKTYMW, from the coding sequence ATGGAGAGAACTTGCATTTCCACTTCACTGCTCACAGTCTGTTTCGTTTTGGCTGTGTGTCGCTGTTCCCTTGCCATTCCCTTCTGCCCTGCGCAGTGTGTCTGCGAAACCCGCCCATGGTACACGCCTCAGTCAGTCTACCATCAAGCCAAGACTGTTGACTGCAACGAACTCCATCTGAGCAGGATCCCGTGGAATATCTCAGTTGATACTCAGGTGCTCCTTCTTCAGAGCAACAATATCTCCAGGGGAACCTCACAACTCCAGAGCTTGGTCAATCTCACAGAACTGGATCTCTCCCAAAACCACTTCACACAAATCCATGATGTTGGTTTAAACAACCTAACGCAGCTGGTCACACTTTACCTTGAGGAAAACCAAATTAAAGAGCTGCCTGATATGTGTCTAAAGGATCTAGTCAGCTTAGAGGAGCTGTATATTAATCACAATCAGATCTCTTCTATTGGTCCTAATGCCTTCTCAGGCTTGGGAAACCTGTTGAGGCTTCACCTTAACTCCAACAAGCTTGTTGCAATAGATAGCCATTGGTTTGAATCCCTGCCTAACCTTGAGATCCTAATGATAGGAGAAAACCCAATTCTTGGGCTTCAAGACATGAATTTTCACCCCCTCACTAAATTGCACAGTTTGGTTCTCGCTGGAATGAGGCTCAGGGAAATACCCGAGGGAGCTTTCCAGGGATTAGAGTATCTCGAAAGCCTCTCGTTTTTTGATAACAAGCTCACAGCTGTGCCAAAGAAAGCTCTACGTGTTCTACCAAGCCTCAAATTTCTTGACCTTAACAAGAATCCCATCGTTCGTATACAGGAAGGTGATTTCCAAGACTTTCCCCATTTAGAGGAACTCAGTCTGAACAACATGGAAGAACTCGTGGCAGTGGAGAGGGGCTCATTCTCAAACTTACCACAAATGGCCAAACTGGAACTTTACAATAACCCTCACTTGTTCTTTATAGACCGAGCCGCTTTTCTGAAAATGCGTGGCTTGCGCACCTTACTGATCCACAATAACGACCTCACGCTTTTGCCCCATGAGATTTTATCTGCATTCCCCAATCTTGATGAAATCAGCCTTCATAGCAACCCACTCAGGTGTGATTGCCTCAACAATTGGGGGCCCGTCCTTGGCAACCAATCAAGCCTCAAAGTTCTGGAGCCCCAAATAACTCTTTGTGCCTCCCCACAGCATCTTGTAGGCCAAGCTCTTCAGGACGTGGTGTCTGCAAGTTGGAATGGAGCAAGCAATACCTGCCTGCCTCTGATTTCTCAGCATGCCTTCCCTCCGCAACTCAACGTCACCTTAGGACAGCTTCTAACACTAAATTGCTGGGCTGTGGCAGATCCAGCACCTCAGTTTTACTGGGTGACACCCACCGGTGACAAAGTCACTTCTGAAGCTGTTTCCCCATCCTCAAACGAGGGTGGAGGTACACCGAAGAAGCACCGGATGCAAGACCAAGGTGCTCTAGAGATCCCGCACATTGAGCCTGAAGACACTGGTCTCTACACGTGTGTTGCTTGGAACGCAGAGGGAGCCGATACCCGTAGTGTCTCTGTGAACGTGGATAAGAGAAGCTGGAATGGTGCACACCATTTTGGAGGACATCATGGAGTGGTGAACACCACAGGATCATTGGTAATCTTTGCAAAAACTGTTCATGCCCAGTCTGTCGTTCTCGAATGGAAGATGCACCCATATGCCATTCCTTCCAACCATGAGGCAGCACAACCCAAGTGGCTTAGTGCTACTGTAAAGATCGACAACCCACAGATCAGCTACACTGCGATGGTCCCCGTAGATGTCCAAGAGTACAACCTCACACACCTTCTACCTTCCACAGAGTACCAGGTTTGCCTGACTATGGCCGGCACTGAGCAAACCCAGCACTCTTGCATCAACGTGACCACCAAAGAAGCCAGCTTTGCTGTAGAGATGGTGGCACAGCCGACCAACGTAGCCCTGGCCGCAGTCATGGGCTCAATGTTCGCCATCTGCATCATGGCTCTGTTGGTTTTCTACATGGGACGGCGCATGAAACAGAAATCTTGCCATCACTCACTTAAGAAATACATGCAACACACCACTTCCATTCCTCTGAATGAACTCTACCCGCCCCTTATTAACCTCTGGGAGAATGAGACGGAAAAAGAGAAAGAAGGTGCCGTTGACCCTCAAAACTCACAGATAGACACCTCAAAAACATATATGTGGTAG